In one Pseudomonas sp. MM211 genomic region, the following are encoded:
- the mutM gene encoding bifunctional DNA-formamidopyrimidine glycosylase/DNA-(apurinic or apyrimidinic site) lyase — protein sequence MPELPEVETTRRGIAPHLIGQRVSRVIVRERRLRWPIPEDLDVRLSGQRIEAVERRAKYLLIKAEVGTLISHLGMSGSLRLVEAGSAAAKHEHVDIELESGLALRYTDPRRFGALLWSELPLEHELLARLGPEPLTDLFDGERLYQLSRGKAVAIKPFIMDNAVVVGVGNIYATEALFAAGIDPRRAAGTVSRVRYVRLAHEIKRVLAHAIERGGTTLRDFVGGDGQPGYFQQELFAYGRGGQFCKVCGSTLREVKLGQRASVYCPKCQR from the coding sequence ATGCCTGAATTGCCAGAAGTCGAAACCACTCGCCGTGGTATCGCGCCCCACCTCATCGGTCAGCGCGTCAGCCGAGTGATCGTCCGTGAGCGTCGCCTGCGCTGGCCGATCCCCGAAGATCTCGATGTGCGCCTGTCCGGCCAGCGTATCGAGGCTGTGGAGCGCCGCGCCAAGTATCTGCTGATCAAGGCCGAGGTCGGTACGCTGATCAGCCATCTGGGCATGTCCGGCAGCTTGCGTTTGGTCGAGGCCGGTTCAGCGGCGGCCAAGCACGAGCATGTGGACATAGAGCTGGAATCTGGTCTGGCACTGCGTTACACCGACCCACGGCGTTTCGGCGCGCTGCTGTGGAGTGAGCTACCACTCGAACATGAGCTGCTGGCACGGCTGGGGCCGGAGCCGCTGACCGATCTGTTCGATGGCGAGCGTCTGTATCAGCTGTCCCGCGGCAAGGCCGTGGCGATCAAACCGTTCATCATGGACAACGCCGTGGTGGTCGGTGTGGGCAACATCTATGCGACAGAGGCGCTGTTCGCTGCGGGGATTGATCCACGCCGCGCCGCCGGCACGGTGTCGCGGGTGCGGTACGTGCGCCTCGCCCACGAGATCAAGCGCGTGCTGGCCCACGCCATCGAGCGCGGCGGCACCACCCTGCGCGATTTCGTCGGTGGCGACGGCCAGCCCGGCTACTTCCAGCAAGAGCTGTTCGCTTATGGCCGTGGCGGCCAGTTCTGCAAGGTCTGTGGCAGTACGCTGCGCGAGGTCAAACTGGGTCAGCGGGCCAGCGTCTATTGCCCGAAGTGTCAGCGTTAG
- a CDS encoding HDOD domain-containing protein — MPPQPQIMVDLQFEQYMPSPDLKAIARLISQDPGLSGALLKIVNSPYFGLANRIGSIQRAVNLLGSRSVINMVNALSIRGEMSDDTIVTLNRFWDTAQDVAMTCLTLAKRIGYESVDEAYTLGLFHNCGIPLMLKRFPDYMTVLEESYASASAERRIVDTENRLLNTNHAVVGYFTAKSWNLPLHLCEAIANHHNALAIFADDNGRDGQLKNLLAILKMAEHICRSYQVLGNQSEDHEWQSIEPLILDYVGLSNYDFESLRESIRDLGAA, encoded by the coding sequence GTGCCGCCGCAACCGCAGATCATGGTTGACCTGCAGTTCGAACAATACATGCCAAGCCCGGATCTCAAGGCCATTGCGCGGCTGATCAGTCAGGATCCGGGGCTCTCCGGGGCCTTGTTGAAAATCGTCAATTCGCCGTATTTCGGCCTGGCCAACCGTATCGGCTCGATCCAGCGGGCGGTCAACCTGCTTGGCAGCCGCTCGGTGATCAACATGGTCAACGCGCTGTCGATCCGTGGCGAGATGAGCGACGACACCATCGTCACCCTCAACCGCTTTTGGGACACCGCCCAGGATGTGGCCATGACCTGCCTGACCCTGGCCAAGCGCATCGGCTACGAGTCCGTGGACGAGGCTTACACCCTGGGCCTGTTCCACAACTGCGGCATTCCGCTGATGCTCAAGCGCTTTCCCGACTACATGACGGTGCTTGAAGAGTCCTACGCCAGCGCCAGTGCCGAGCGACGCATCGTCGACACCGAGAACCGCCTGCTCAACACCAACCACGCGGTGGTCGGCTACTTCACGGCCAAATCGTGGAACCTGCCCCTTCATCTCTGCGAGGCCATTGCCAATCATCACAACGCGCTGGCCATCTTCGCCGATGACAATGGTCGTGATGGGCAGCTGAAGAATCTGCTGGCGATCCTCAAGATGGCCGAGCACATCTGCCGCAGTTATCAGGTGTTGGGCAATCAGAGCGAGGATCACGAGTGGCAGAGCATCGAGCCGCTGATCCTCGATTATGTGGGGCTTTCCAACTACGACTTCGAGAGTCTGCGCGAGAGCATCCGCGACCTCGGCGCCGCCTGA
- a CDS encoding class I SAM-dependent rRNA methyltransferase has translation MSLPSLRLKANADRRLRAGHLWVYSNEIDVAVTPLNAFEAGDQAILEAAGGKPLGIVAVSPNNLICARLLSRDVKHVLDKSLLVHRINVALSLRERLFDKPCYRLVYGDSDLLPGLVVDRFFDILVVQLASATMERHKDDVLAALIQVIKPSGILLKNDSAARDAEGLERYVDTAFGVVPEWVALEENGVKFEAPVIEGQKTGWFYDHRMNRARLAPYVQGKRVLDLFSYIGGWGVQAAAFGASEVFCVDASAFALDGVERNATLNGFAEKMTCVEGDVFAALRELKSAEERFDVVIADPPAFIKRKKDIKNGEAAYRRLNETAMRLLNKDGILVSASCSMHLEEDNLQNILLTSARHLDRNIQLLERGGQGPDHPVHPAIGETRYIKSMTVRLLPNS, from the coding sequence ATGTCCCTGCCCAGCCTGCGCCTGAAAGCCAATGCCGACCGACGCCTGCGCGCCGGCCATTTGTGGGTCTACAGCAACGAGATCGATGTGGCCGTCACGCCGCTCAACGCCTTCGAAGCGGGCGACCAGGCGATCCTCGAAGCCGCCGGCGGCAAGCCACTGGGCATCGTCGCCGTCAGCCCGAACAACCTGATCTGCGCCCGCCTGCTGTCCCGTGACGTCAAGCACGTGCTGGACAAATCCCTGCTGGTGCACCGCATCAACGTGGCCCTGAGCCTGCGCGAGCGGCTGTTCGACAAACCCTGCTATCGCCTCGTGTACGGCGACTCCGACCTGCTGCCGGGCCTGGTGGTCGACCGTTTCTTCGACATTCTGGTAGTGCAACTGGCCTCCGCGACCATGGAGCGCCACAAGGATGACGTACTGGCGGCGCTGATCCAGGTGATCAAGCCCAGCGGCATCCTGCTCAAGAACGACTCCGCCGCACGCGATGCCGAAGGCCTCGAGCGCTACGTGGATACCGCGTTCGGCGTGGTGCCGGAGTGGGTCGCCCTTGAAGAGAACGGCGTGAAGTTCGAAGCGCCGGTGATCGAAGGCCAGAAGACCGGCTGGTTCTACGACCACCGCATGAACCGTGCCCGCCTGGCGCCCTATGTGCAGGGCAAACGCGTGCTCGACCTGTTCAGCTATATCGGGGGCTGGGGCGTGCAGGCTGCGGCGTTCGGCGCCAGTGAAGTGTTCTGCGTGGACGCCTCGGCCTTCGCCCTCGACGGTGTCGAGCGTAACGCAACGCTCAACGGCTTCGCCGAGAAGATGACCTGCGTGGAAGGTGACGTGTTCGCCGCCCTGCGCGAGCTCAAGTCGGCCGAAGAGCGTTTCGACGTGGTGATCGCCGACCCACCCGCCTTCATCAAGCGCAAGAAGGACATCAAGAACGGCGAGGCTGCGTACCGCCGCCTCAACGAAACAGCCATGCGCCTGCTCAACAAGGACGGCATACTGGTCAGCGCCAGCTGCTCGATGCACCTGGAAGAAGACAACCTGCAGAACATCCTGCTGACCAGCGCTCGCCATCTGGATCGCAACATCCAACTGCTCGAGCGCGGCGGCCAGGGCCCGGATCACCCGGTGCATCCGGCTATCGGCGAAACCCGTTACATCAAGAGCATGACCGTGCGCCTGCTGCCCAATAGCTGA
- a CDS encoding sensor histidine kinase — translation MTDATMLSQQCSQSRTQQNKDTDAARHRKRQAKLYAMARAQERKRIARELHDELGQQLTALQQGLGVLRIHLKRERPDLSEQILHLISISHSAINAIRDVQFGGPIGRLRHDLENTLRNLTEDFKRLSGIPCRCSLPAKPIDLKPEQASHLYRIVQESLTNIVRHANAGWAAVSLERRDNDYVLEISDDGCGFTLSDTLPDSTGLSGMRERGKRLGGPVIIFSHPGQGTIVQAIFPVKPRSQGL, via the coding sequence GTGACCGACGCAACGATGCTCTCCCAGCAGTGCAGCCAAAGCAGAACGCAGCAAAACAAGGACACCGATGCGGCCCGACATCGCAAGCGCCAGGCCAAGCTATATGCCATGGCAAGAGCGCAGGAACGCAAGCGCATAGCCCGTGAACTGCATGACGAACTGGGCCAGCAACTGACCGCATTGCAGCAGGGACTGGGCGTGCTGCGCATTCACCTGAAGCGCGAGCGCCCGGATCTCAGCGAACAGATCCTGCACTTGATCAGCATCTCTCACAGTGCCATCAATGCCATACGCGACGTACAGTTCGGGGGCCCCATCGGGCGTCTGCGACATGATCTGGAAAATACCCTGCGAAACCTTACCGAGGATTTCAAGCGACTGTCTGGCATCCCCTGCCGCTGCAGCCTGCCGGCCAAACCGATCGACCTGAAACCGGAGCAGGCTTCGCATCTGTACCGGATCGTGCAGGAATCGCTGACCAACATCGTGCGGCATGCCAACGCAGGCTGGGCCGCCGTCAGCCTCGAGCGCCGCGACAACGACTACGTACTGGAGATCTCCGACGACGGCTGCGGTTTCACTCTCAGCGATACCCTGCCGGATTCAACCGGGCTGTCTGGCATGCGCGAGCGCGGCAAGCGCCTCGGCGGGCCAGTCATCATCTTCAGCCACCCCGGCCAGGGAACCATCGTGCAGGCGATATTCCCGGTAAAACCTCGCTCTCAAGGACTCTAG
- a CDS encoding response regulator: MINLMIADDHMIMREGLKRLFELYDDVHIAAEAADGPQTLERLRTTKVNLLLLDISMPGLSGEALITRVHHHHPALPILVLSMHSDPQVAMRVLRCGAGGYLTKSQSPEVLIDAVRKVSAGARYIDPELIEPIALSSLKPSTRSGLDSLTNREFQIMRLLAGGLSVNHIAEQLMISNKTVSTHKINLMEKMSFSSNADLIKFASTLS, from the coding sequence ATGATCAATCTGATGATCGCCGACGACCACATGATCATGCGCGAAGGGCTGAAGCGCCTGTTCGAGCTTTACGACGACGTCCACATCGCCGCAGAAGCAGCCGATGGACCGCAAACCCTGGAACGCCTGCGCACCACCAAGGTGAACCTGCTACTGCTCGACATCAGCATGCCCGGCCTGAGCGGCGAAGCCTTGATCACACGCGTCCACCACCATCATCCGGCCCTGCCGATTCTGGTGCTGAGCATGCACAGCGATCCCCAGGTCGCCATGCGCGTGCTGCGCTGCGGAGCCGGCGGTTACCTGACCAAGAGCCAATCACCGGAAGTGCTCATTGATGCGGTGAGAAAAGTAAGCGCTGGCGCCCGCTACATCGACCCCGAGCTAATCGAGCCCATCGCGTTGAGCAGCCTCAAACCGTCCACCCGTAGCGGGCTCGACAGCCTCACCAACCGAGAGTTCCAGATCATGCGGCTACTTGCCGGAGGCCTGAGCGTGAATCACATTGCGGAGCAGTTGATGATCAGCAATAAAACGGTCAGCACACATAAGATTAATCTGATGGAGAAAATGTCTTTCTCCAGCAACGCAGACTTGATCAAGTTCGCCTCAACCCTTTCCTGA
- a CDS encoding response regulator — MSKTVLIVDDSTSIRQVVSITLRGAGYQVIEGCDGKDALTKLDGRKVHLIISDVNMPNMDGITFVKNVKQMPAYKFTPVIMLTTEAGEAKKEEGRAAGAKAWVVKPFQPAQMLTAVSKLILP, encoded by the coding sequence ATGAGCAAAACCGTACTCATCGTCGACGACTCCACCTCCATCCGTCAGGTCGTCAGCATTACGCTCAGGGGGGCTGGCTATCAGGTCATCGAAGGCTGTGACGGCAAGGACGCCCTCACAAAACTGGACGGTCGCAAGGTTCACCTGATCATCAGTGACGTGAACATGCCGAACATGGACGGCATCACCTTCGTCAAGAACGTCAAGCAGATGCCCGCCTACAAGTTCACCCCGGTGATCATGCTCACCACCGAAGCCGGCGAAGCGAAGAAGGAAGAAGGCCGCGCAGCGGGCGCCAAGGCCTGGGTGGTCAAGCCCTTTCAGCCAGCGCAGATGCTCACTGCCGTGTCCAAGCTGATTCTGCCATGA
- a CDS encoding STAS domain-containing protein yields the protein MTDAPAENLYRILPLEGGLTIYSAAEHMELLMQVLAPDTEVELDLCAVDELDCAGLQLLILAKQEAARMACDLRLTNHSPAVIEAFELSGLGTFFGDPILIKPASE from the coding sequence ATGACCGACGCGCCGGCCGAGAACCTCTACCGCATCCTGCCACTGGAAGGTGGCCTGACCATCTACAGCGCGGCCGAACACATGGAGCTGTTGATGCAGGTTCTCGCGCCGGACACGGAAGTGGAGCTCGATCTCTGCGCCGTCGACGAACTGGACTGCGCAGGCCTGCAATTGCTGATTCTGGCCAAGCAGGAAGCGGCTCGCATGGCCTGTGACCTGCGCCTGACCAACCACAGCCCGGCAGTGATCGAAGCCTTCGAGCTGAGCGGGCTCGGCACCTTTTTCGGCGACCCCATTCTGATCAAGCCGGCGAGCGAGTAG
- a CDS encoding chemotaxis protein CheA codes for MDMDEVLQIFIAESQELLQQMEEALLQLENSPGDADTINAIFRAAHTIKGSAGLFGLDVIVAFTHIAESVLDRVRTGELHFDTEMTALFLQVGDHLARLVALVDDGIDLANMEPDTQALHEQLAERLTHYLPPAPGTEQVLTAATRIERGHGPGVGADHWHLSLRFGPDTLRNGMDPLGLFRYLNTFGRIISIVPLLDRIPAAAEMDPETCYLGFEVAFASDADKATIDGAFEFVREDSLIRILPPNSKSDEYLELIRALPEEDMRLGEILMRCGTLTASELQDVLHTQVQGQERDEPRPIGRVLVEESLVQPPVIAAALHKQQQIKENRSNENSLIRVDAGKLDRLIDLVGELIIAGAGARMTAQNCGHPEMLEATELLSRLVEEVRDSALPLRMVQIGSTFNRFQRVVRDVSGELGKDIALSISGGETELDKTVVERITDPLTHLVRNAMDHGIEPVDTRLARGKPAQGNVSLNAYHDAGSIILEVSDDGGGLDSQRILAKARERGLVGEGQTLTEKEIFALIFEPGFSTAEQVSNLSGRGVGMDVVKRNIAALRGTIELDSSLGQGTRIRIRLPLTLAIIDGFLVSVGQAGYVIPLELVEECIELQADTLPEGGHLELRGQMLPIVRLRELFEDDSPAPRRESVVVVQQAGLRAGLVVDQLLGEFQTVIKPPGKVFSSCPGLGGFTILGDGAVALILDIPSLLTQLTSTPEAPRRARLEA; via the coding sequence ATGGATATGGACGAAGTGCTGCAGATCTTCATCGCCGAAAGCCAGGAGCTGTTGCAGCAGATGGAAGAAGCCCTGCTACAGCTGGAAAATAGCCCGGGCGATGCCGACACCATCAATGCCATTTTCCGTGCGGCGCATACCATCAAAGGCTCGGCAGGGCTGTTCGGCCTCGACGTGATCGTCGCCTTCACCCATATCGCCGAAAGCGTGCTCGACCGCGTACGCACCGGCGAGCTGCACTTCGACACGGAGATGACCGCCCTCTTCCTGCAGGTGGGCGATCACCTGGCGCGCCTGGTCGCACTGGTCGACGACGGCATCGATCTGGCAAACATGGAGCCCGACACTCAGGCGCTGCACGAACAGCTGGCCGAACGCCTCACACATTATCTGCCACCTGCGCCCGGCACCGAGCAGGTGCTGACCGCCGCCACGCGTATCGAGCGCGGCCATGGCCCGGGCGTTGGTGCCGATCACTGGCACCTGTCCCTGCGTTTCGGCCCCGACACCCTGCGCAACGGCATGGATCCGCTGGGTCTGTTCCGCTACCTGAATACCTTTGGGCGCATCATCAGCATCGTGCCGCTGCTTGATCGCATCCCCGCAGCCGCCGAGATGGATCCAGAAACCTGCTACCTGGGTTTCGAGGTCGCCTTCGCCAGTGACGCCGACAAGGCCACCATCGACGGCGCCTTCGAGTTCGTCCGTGAAGACAGCCTGATCCGTATCCTGCCGCCCAACAGCAAGTCGGACGAGTACCTGGAGCTGATCCGCGCCCTGCCCGAGGAAGACATGCGCCTGGGCGAAATTCTCATGCGCTGCGGCACCCTGACCGCCAGCGAACTGCAGGACGTGCTGCACACCCAGGTGCAGGGCCAGGAGCGTGACGAGCCGCGCCCGATCGGCCGAGTGCTGGTGGAAGAAAGCCTGGTGCAACCACCAGTGATCGCCGCTGCGCTGCACAAGCAACAGCAGATCAAGGAAAACCGCAGCAACGAGAACAGCCTGATCCGCGTCGATGCCGGCAAGCTGGATCGGCTGATCGACCTGGTGGGCGAACTGATCATCGCTGGCGCCGGCGCACGGATGACCGCGCAGAACTGCGGCCACCCGGAAATGCTCGAAGCCACCGAGCTGCTGTCACGCCTAGTGGAGGAAGTGCGCGACTCGGCACTGCCACTGCGCATGGTGCAGATCGGCAGCACCTTCAACCGCTTCCAGCGCGTGGTGCGCGACGTATCCGGCGAGCTCGGCAAGGACATCGCCCTGTCCATCAGCGGCGGGGAAACCGAGCTCGACAAGACCGTGGTCGAACGCATCACCGACCCGCTGACGCACCTGGTACGCAACGCCATGGATCATGGCATCGAACCGGTCGACACGCGCCTGGCACGGGGCAAACCCGCCCAGGGCAACGTCTCGCTGAACGCCTACCACGATGCCGGCAGCATCATCCTCGAGGTCAGCGACGACGGTGGCGGCCTCGACTCACAGCGCATCCTCGCCAAAGCCCGTGAACGCGGCTTGGTCGGCGAAGGCCAGACGCTGACCGAGAAGGAAATCTTCGCGCTGATCTTCGAGCCCGGCTTCTCCACCGCCGAGCAGGTCAGCAACCTGTCCGGACGCGGCGTCGGCATGGACGTGGTCAAGCGCAACATCGCCGCCCTGCGCGGCACCATCGAGCTGGACAGCAGCCTCGGCCAGGGCACGCGCATCCGTATCCGCCTGCCCCTGACCCTGGCGATCATCGACGGTTTTCTGGTCAGCGTCGGCCAGGCTGGCTACGTGATTCCGCTGGAGCTAGTGGAGGAATGCATCGAGCTGCAGGCCGACACCTTGCCGGAAGGTGGCCATCTCGAACTGCGCGGACAGATGCTGCCCATTGTCCGCCTGCGCGAGCTGTTCGAGGACGACAGCCCGGCACCGCGGCGCGAGAGCGTGGTGGTGGTGCAACAGGCAGGTCTGCGAGCCGGGCTGGTCGTCGATCAGTTGCTCGGTGAATTCCAGACGGTGATCAAGCCACCGGGCAAGGTGTTCTCCAGCTGCCCGGGGCTCGGCGGTTTCACCATCCTCGGTGACGGCGCGGTGGCCTTGATCCTCGACATTCCCAGCCTGCTCACCCAACTCACCAGCACCCCGGAAGCCCCGCGCCGGGCGAGGCTCGAAGCATGA
- a CDS encoding chemotaxis protein CheW yields MNMATLGHESTAHQYLTFILAGEHYAVDTLSVREILEYTRFTPVPRMPATVRGATNLRGAVVPVIDLLARFNGKRTELGKRTCIIILDVPDEDRPQPLGVLVDAVSAVREISPHEIQPAPAFGSHLRSEFITGVVRLDDRFVTLLALDQVLDLETLGTSTTSDVGRTVRP; encoded by the coding sequence ATGAACATGGCAACACTTGGGCACGAGTCAACCGCGCACCAGTACCTCACCTTCATCCTCGCTGGCGAGCACTACGCCGTCGACACCCTGAGCGTACGGGAAATTCTCGAGTACACCCGCTTCACCCCGGTGCCGCGCATGCCGGCCACGGTACGCGGCGCAACCAACCTGCGCGGTGCCGTGGTGCCGGTGATCGACCTTCTGGCGCGCTTTAACGGCAAGCGTACCGAGCTCGGCAAACGCACCTGCATCATCATCCTCGACGTACCCGACGAAGATCGCCCGCAACCTCTCGGGGTGCTGGTCGATGCGGTCAGCGCAGTACGTGAGATCAGCCCGCACGAGATCCAGCCGGCACCGGCGTTCGGCAGCCATCTGCGCAGCGAATTCATCACGGGTGTCGTTCGTCTGGACGACCGTTTCGTCACGCTCCTGGCGCTCGACCAGGTACTCGATCTGGAAACACTTGGCACCTCAACCACCAGCGACGTCGGCAGAACCGTACGGCCTTGA
- a CDS encoding methyl-accepting chemotaxis protein, which yields MLSNFKIGTRLIVAFILVASISAVVGMIGLANTSTMNDLADNMYEKELVGLSKIKEANLNIIFIGRARSNFLLATTEQDRERILADIARYSEAARKNIDESRELFYNERSLERFREIDTIWVEYQRNMALALQTAAAQELYAENPELQRQLALVREKGDKLDEIIGELSEDKANNARIANDKTTELYLQSRTMMIAVIIGGLLIGIVLGLLISRSITRPLSRAVEAANLLAEGDLRVKLDSTARDETGQLLKSMGNMSEKLTQIIAEVRGSADSLSSASEEISSTAQSMSQAASEQAASVEETSASMEQMSASISQNTENARVTDGMASKAANEAGEGGQAVKDTVRAMKTIADKIGIVDDIAYQTNLLALNAAIEAARAGEHGKGFAVVAAEVRKLAERSQVAAQEIGEVAKNSVALAERAGTLLDEMVPSIAKTSDLVQEIAAASDEQSSGVNQISTAMNQLSELTQQNASASEELAATAEEMSGQAEQLQQLMDFFRLSGSGERITTANPPRNKQQNSRGNNAARQLRGDEGQQGHGTGLPAGYVRFQE from the coding sequence ATGCTCAGCAATTTCAAGATCGGTACCCGGCTCATCGTCGCGTTCATCTTGGTCGCCAGTATCAGCGCCGTGGTTGGCATGATCGGCCTGGCCAATACGTCCACCATGAACGACCTTGCGGACAACATGTACGAGAAGGAATTGGTCGGGCTTTCCAAGATCAAGGAAGCCAACCTCAATATCATCTTCATCGGCCGTGCCCGTTCCAACTTCCTGCTGGCGACAACCGAGCAGGATCGCGAGCGCATCCTCGCCGATATCGCCCGCTACAGTGAGGCCGCCCGCAAGAACATCGATGAATCCCGCGAGCTGTTCTACAACGAGCGCTCCCTCGAACGCTTCCGGGAAATCGACACCATCTGGGTCGAGTATCAGCGCAACATGGCCCTGGCCCTGCAAACCGCAGCAGCACAGGAGCTGTACGCGGAGAACCCGGAGCTGCAGCGCCAGCTGGCACTGGTACGGGAAAAGGGTGACAAGCTCGATGAGATCATCGGCGAACTCTCGGAAGACAAGGCAAACAACGCCCGGATCGCCAACGACAAGACCACCGAGCTGTATCTGCAGAGCCGTACGATGATGATCGCGGTCATCATCGGCGGCCTGCTGATCGGTATCGTTCTCGGTCTGCTGATCAGCCGCAGCATCACCCGCCCACTCAGCCGCGCGGTGGAAGCCGCCAACCTGCTGGCCGAAGGTGACCTGCGTGTGAAACTGGACAGCACCGCTCGCGACGAGACCGGCCAGTTGCTGAAATCGATGGGTAATATGAGCGAGAAGCTCACGCAGATCATTGCCGAAGTCCGTGGCTCCGCTGACTCGCTGTCCAGCGCCTCCGAGGAAATTTCCTCGACCGCCCAGAGCATGAGCCAGGCCGCTTCCGAACAGGCTGCTTCGGTCGAGGAAACCAGTGCCTCGATGGAACAGATGTCCGCCTCCATTTCGCAGAACACCGAGAACGCCCGGGTGACCGATGGCATGGCCAGCAAGGCCGCCAACGAAGCGGGTGAAGGTGGCCAGGCGGTCAAGGACACCGTGCGCGCCATGAAGACCATCGCCGACAAGATCGGCATCGTCGATGACATCGCCTACCAGACCAACTTGCTCGCCCTCAACGCTGCCATCGAGGCTGCCCGTGCCGGTGAGCACGGCAAAGGCTTCGCGGTGGTCGCCGCGGAAGTACGCAAGCTGGCCGAGCGCAGCCAGGTAGCCGCTCAGGAAATCGGCGAAGTCGCCAAGAACAGCGTGGCCCTGGCCGAACGTGCCGGCACCCTGCTCGATGAGATGGTGCCATCCATCGCCAAGACCTCCGACCTGGTACAGGAAATCGCTGCCGCCTCCGACGAGCAGAGCAGCGGCGTCAACCAGATCAGCACGGCCATGAACCAGCTCAGCGAGCTGACTCAGCAGAACGCCTCGGCTTCCGAGGAACTCGCCGCCACTGCCGAAGAAATGAGCGGCCAGGCCGAACAGCTGCAGCAACTGATGGACTTCTTCCGCCTCAGCGGCAGTGGCGAGCGCATCACGACCGCCAACCCACCCCGCAACAAGCAGCAGAACAGCCGTGGCAACAATGCCGCTCGCCAACTGCGCGGCGACGAAGGCCAGCAGGGCCATGGAACAGGCCTGCCGGCCGGTTATGTGCGCTTTCAGGAGTAG
- a CDS encoding chemotaxis protein CheW, which produces MSAETRLLDDATAVSGQYLTFTLAQELFAVEIRAVREIIEYGRLTTVPMMPPSILGVINLRGAVVPVMDLGQRFGGRATAIGPRTCIVILEIFNQTGTQVIGMVVDAVNEVRELNAEQIEPAPSFGGSIRADFIRGMGKLDERLVVMLDIGRIISAEEHAALSQAEQHGLEGARG; this is translated from the coding sequence ATGAGCGCCGAAACCCGACTGCTCGACGACGCTACCGCGGTGTCGGGCCAGTACCTGACCTTTACCCTGGCTCAGGAGCTGTTCGCGGTTGAAATCCGTGCCGTGCGGGAAATTATCGAGTACGGCCGGCTGACCACGGTGCCGATGATGCCGCCAAGCATTCTTGGTGTGATCAACCTGCGCGGCGCCGTGGTGCCGGTGATGGATCTCGGTCAGCGTTTCGGCGGCCGGGCCACCGCCATCGGGCCGAGAACCTGCATCGTGATTCTGGAGATATTCAACCAGACCGGTACCCAGGTGATCGGCATGGTGGTGGACGCCGTCAACGAAGTTCGCGAGCTGAACGCCGAGCAGATCGAACCGGCGCCCAGCTTCGGTGGCAGCATCCGCGCCGACTTCATTCGTGGCATGGGCAAACTCGATGAGCGGCTGGTGGTCATGCTCGATATCGGCCGGATCATCTCCGCTGAAGAACATGCGGCGCTCAGCCAGGCCGAGCAGCATGGCCTCGAAGGCGCGCGGGGCTGA
- a CDS encoding CheR family methyltransferase → MRETTQATLSDREFGQFRHLIHEIAGIHLSEAKKPLVAGRLNKRLRSFGMASYGDYFNRISKDAAELQTCVDLLTTNETYFFREPKHFDFLRELLQNPATIPSGRPLRIWSGACSSGEEPYTLALLLAERLGERPWEILASDISQRILAQARSGVYDLEDSQNIPRHLLVKHCLRGVDDNQGRMMIAPSLRQRIRFEQINLNSALPDLGLFDVIFLRNVMIYFDADTKRQVVARLVKHLRPGGHFFISHSESLNGVNDTLKVVKPSIYRKPDA, encoded by the coding sequence ATGCGCGAAACCACTCAAGCCACCCTTTCCGACCGGGAATTTGGCCAGTTCCGCCACCTGATCCACGAGATTGCCGGCATCCACCTTTCCGAAGCTAAGAAACCGTTGGTGGCCGGCCGCCTGAACAAGCGCCTGCGCTCCTTTGGCATGGCCAGCTATGGCGACTACTTCAACCGCATAAGCAAAGACGCGGCGGAACTGCAGACCTGCGTGGATCTGCTGACCACCAACGAAACCTATTTCTTTCGCGAGCCCAAGCATTTCGACTTTCTGCGCGAACTGCTGCAGAACCCCGCCACCATTCCCAGCGGACGGCCCTTGCGCATATGGAGCGGCGCCTGTTCCAGCGGCGAGGAGCCCTACACCCTGGCCCTGCTGCTGGCCGAACGGCTCGGCGAAAGGCCCTGGGAGATTCTTGCCTCGGATATCAGCCAACGTATCCTCGCGCAGGCCCGCAGCGGTGTTTATGACCTGGAAGACAGCCAGAACATCCCCCGCCACCTGCTGGTAAAGCATTGCCTGCGCGGCGTCGACGATAATCAGGGGCGCATGATGATCGCTCCGTCGCTGCGCCAGCGCATCCGCTTCGAGCAGATCAACCTGAACAGCGCACTACCGGATCTGGGCTTGTTCGATGTAATTTTCCTGCGCAACGTGATGATCTACTTCGACGCTGACACCAAGCGCCAGGTAGTGGCTCGCCTGGTCAAGCACCTGCGCCCGGGCGGACATTTCTTCATCAGTCACTCGGAGAGCCTGAACGGCGTCAACGATACGCTCAAGGTCGTCAAACCTTCGATCTACCGCAAACCAGATGCCTAA